In Ipomoea triloba cultivar NCNSP0323 chromosome 15, ASM357664v1, one genomic interval encodes:
- the LOC116005860 gene encoding putative late blight resistance protein homolog R1A-3, which translates to MAFLAVTSLMRTVELQFLHPQPRIILTNKEQIKSLHEKLGHLLVFLEECEKIGNNRAEMKELTEKIRKVSVKAEDDIEAELLNVHHYQKLDQALQRVVEDIEELMQTTRNTNHHLVNNLTVGAPSQPTSNVEDNAMVGHSEELDEVKSQLFRDSLKQRQVMAMVGMGGIGKTTFAKRIYNDPLVTSRFKFRAWTTLSQEHNKLQALTDLIRCILPMSNKKIGGDPEDLLRKSLLGQRYLIVVDDIWSTKAWDDIQRCFPDDNNGSRILLTTRVREIAQYADSGEYSYNLRFLNLYEGWDLFYQKLLDKDFLNNEFETIGKNIVQKCHGLPITIVVAAGLLSTINKSVDEWKKIEATINSLQTLDHDEQFSRILELSYNNMPSHLKGCFLYLGIYHEDCDIPVKKLIRLWIAEGFVETMSNRRPSEEVGGNYLQDLIDRCLVMVHGRSSGHKIKTCRMHDLLRELCVTKAKKENLLYLETTGSCHGFDHFVRLGDKPWLSLKVVKPHFHLAIASRKCRTIVCFNMVGNCDYEWYLLANSFKKLRVLDLSKINFSLGMPPDITQLVFLRYLEIASSKVLNCIPLWKNWNLQALVVTEDDNGARRLPPGIWDLPQLRHLEINHQVPIDDLPKMVQENLQTLYWLSTLQCTKEVFMRIPNVKDLGIIARCQVSSSHGLNDDLWCLNHLEKLRVRGSYHPLHLPSQGDIFPQNLKELTFERTLIPWEAMTIISLLPNLEILKLKNFACVGQEWQLIEEGSFPQLKVLLISLTNLKEWKAYVESPFPKLEHLLLRNCFELKEMPEWMEDIITLQLIKLEYCYSSLVTSAMTVKEDQLDNYGNDKLDVLDFHTRPDEDHVGVEEECSNEQISGEECAPNSLRSLCFEARKLRISGGEEPSYWSWTLDSTTGYEVAELLQMSWFEIGFTCDIRCLSKMTCYSAYLVFKLVVGGFQDVNTALTCVRYSKDKNLYGKLRGQNRNSQVFLAKTKSYGDCGQFPADDRSDGWMEIKLGDFYVSSGNEGGVEFQLWHVSDQYWLSGFVVKGIEVRRTN; encoded by the exons ATGGCTTTTCTAGCAGTAACATCTCTGATGAGAACTGTAGAGCTCCAGTTCCTACATCCCCAACCACGTATTATTCTTACAAACAAAGAGCAGATTAAGTCTCTTCATGAAAAACTTGGGCATTTGCTAGTTTTTCTTGAGGAATGCGAGAAGATAGGCAATAACCGCGCTGAGATGAAAGAGCTGACAGAAAAAATTAGAAAAGTGAGTGTGAAGGCTGAAGATGACATTGAAGCAGAGCTTTTGAATGTTCATCATTATCAGAAGCTGGATCAAGCTTTGCAGCGTGTTGTTGAGGACATTGAAGAGCTGATGCAGACTACAAGGAACACTAACCACCACCTTGTCAACAATCTCACAGTTGGAGCTCCCTCTCAACCTACCTCAAATGTGGAGGATAATGCAATGGTAGGACACTCAGAAGAACTGGATGAGGTGAAGTCTCAGCTCTTTCGTGACTCGCTTAAACAACGCCAAGTAATGGCCATGGTTGGCATGGGTGGCATCGGCAAGACAACTTTTGCTAAAAGAATTTATAATGACCCTCTAGTCACATCTCGTTTCAAGTTTCGTGCTTGGACAACCTTGTCCCAAGAGCATAACAAACTACAAGCTCTTACTGACCTCATTCGTTGCATCTTGCCAATGAGCAACAAGAAAATAGGAGGTGATCCAGAAGACCTACTGCGCAAAAGTTTATTGGGCCAGAGGTACCTTATTGTTGTGGATGACATATGGAGTACAAAAGCTTGGGACGATATCCAGAGATGCTTTCCAGATGACAATAATGGTAGCCGAATATTGTTGACTACTCGGGTTAGAGAGATAGCCCAGTATGCTGATTCTGGTGAGTATTCTTATAACTTGCGTTTCTTAAATCTATATGAAGGTTGGGATTTGTTTTATCAGAAGCTTTTGGATAAGGACTTTCTGAACAATGAATTTGAGACAATTGGGAAAAACATTGTTCAGAAATGTCATGGTTTACCGATTACAATTGTGGTGGCAGCAGGGCTTCTATCTACTATCAATAAGTCAGTAGATGAATGGAAAAAAATTGAAGCTACAATAAATTCACTCCAGACTTTAGACCATGATGAACAATTTTCAAGAATACTTGAATTGAGTTATAACAACATGCCTAGCCACTTGAAGGGTTGCTTTTTGTATTTGGGAATTTATCATGAAGATTGTGATATTCCAGTTAAAAAGCTTATTAGGTTGTGGATTGCTGAGGGATTTGTAGAGACAATGAGTAATAGGAGGCCATCAGAAGAAGTAGGTggaaattatttgcaagatcTTATTGACAGATGTCTAGTTATGGTTCATGGGAGAAGCTCTGGTCATAAAATCAAGACTTGTAGGATGCATGATCTCTTACGTGAGTTGTGTGTGACCAAGGCTAAAAAAGAGAACCTTTTGTACCTTGAAACTACGGGTAGTTGCCATGGTTTTGATCACTTTGTTCGATTAGGTGATAAGCCTTGGTTAAGTCTTAAAGTAGTAAAACCACATTTTCATTTGGCCATTGCTTCCAGGAAATGTCGTACCATTGTATGTTTTAATATGGTTGGAAACTGTGATTATGAATGGTATTTGCTTGCCAACTCTTTTAAGAAGTTAAGAGTGTTAGACTTGAGCAAGATTAACTTCAGTTTAGGTATGCCTCCAGATATTACACAACTTGTTTTCCTAAGGTACCTAGAAATAGCCTCAAGTAAGGTTCTAAACTGTATACCTTTGTGGAAGAATTGGAATCTACAGGCACTAGTTGTGACAGAAGATGACAATGGTGCCCGCAGGCTGCCTCCTGGAATTTGGGACTTGCCACAACTAAGGCATCTTGAAATCAACCATCAAGTTCCTATTGATGATCTTCCAAAAATGGTTCAAGAAAATTTGCAGACACTCTATTGGCTCTCTACCTTACAGTGTACAAAGGAAGTGTTTATGAGAATTCCTAATGTTAAAGATTTGGGAATAATTGCAAGATGCCAAGTGTCATCGTCACATGGTTTAAATGACGACCTGTGGTGTTTAAATCATCTTGAGAAGCTAAGAGTTCGGGGCTCTTACCACCCTTTACACTTGCCTTCTCAGGGTGATATTTTCCCACAAAACCTTAAGGAGTTGACATTTGAGAGAACCCTTATACCATGGGAAGCTATGACTATTATTAGCTTGCTACCCAATCTGGAGATTCTTAAGCTCAAAAACTTTGCCTGTGTGGGACAAGAGTGGCAACTAATTGAAGAAGGCAGCTTCCCTCAGTTAAAGGTTTTGCTCATTTCTCTCACAAATTTGAAGGAGTGGAAGGCATACGTGGAGTCTCCTTTTCCCAAACTTGAGCACTTACTCTTAAGAAATTGCTTCGAGTTGAAAGAGATGCCAGAGTGGATGGAAGATATCATCACACTCCAGTTAATTAAGTTGGAGTATTGTTATTCTTCCCTCGTTACTTCCGCTATGACGGTTAAAGAAGATCAGCTTGACAATTACGGGAATGACAAGTTAGATGTTCTTGACTTCCATACTCGACCAG ACGAGGACCATGTTGGAGTAGAAGAAGAATGTTCTAATGAGCAAATCTCTGGAGAAGAATGTGCTCCCAATAGTTTAAGA AGCCTTTGCTTTGAAGCAAGGAAGCTAAGGATTTCCGGTGGTGAAGAACCTAGTTATTGGTCATGGACTTTGGACTCTACTACTGG GTATGAGGTTGCAGAACTTTTGCAAATGAGCTGGTTTGAAATCGGATTTACCTGTGACATTCGGTGCCTATCAAAGATGACTTGTTACTCTGCATATCTTGTATTCAAACTTGTAGTGGGAGGCTTTCAGGATGTCAACACAGCACTCACATGCGTAAGATATTCAAAGGACAAGAACCTATATGGTAAGTTGCGGGGACAGAATCGGAACTCTCAGGTCTTTTTAGCAAAGACAAAGTCTTATGGTGATTGCGGTCAGTTTCCGGCCGATGACCGTTCTGATGGATGGATGGAGATCAAGCTTGGAGACTTTTACGTTAGCAGTGGAAATGAAGGTGGGGTTGAATTTCAACTATGGCATGTATCAGATCAGTACTGGTTATCTGGCTTTGTGGTTAAGGGCATTGAAGTTCGACGAACAAATTAA